One Dehalococcoidales bacterium genomic window carries:
- a CDS encoding ribulose-phosphate 3-epimerase, translating to MENLIQIVPAVLTDNRAELDKMLAVSATFTDFVQIDIMDGLFVPSQSITFKDIIDTKTKLKWEAHLMVNNPETYIADFAEAGAEQIIFHYESTNLHSKIIDMIHNAGLKAGIAINPDTSIEAIEPLTDKLDSVLFMSVIPGFYGSKFIPEVLNKIREFCQKYPNVSASIDGGIKEDNIKTVASTGVSSICVGSAVFRQEDPAASFKHLVNICNS from the coding sequence ATGGAAAACTTAATTCAAATTGTACCTGCGGTACTAACCGACAATCGAGCGGAATTGGACAAAATGCTTGCCGTTTCGGCAACGTTTACCGATTTTGTCCAGATTGATATTATGGACGGTTTATTTGTTCCCTCTCAAAGTATTACCTTTAAAGACATCATTGATACAAAAACAAAACTAAAATGGGAAGCCCACTTAATGGTAAATAACCCAGAAACGTATATTGCCGATTTTGCCGAAGCCGGCGCCGAGCAGATTATTTTTCACTACGAATCTACAAATTTGCACTCAAAAATAATCGATATGATTCATAATGCCGGTCTAAAAGCAGGCATTGCAATCAATCCCGATACAAGTATTGAAGCAATCGAACCACTAACGGATAAATTGGATTCCGTGTTATTTATGTCGGTTATCCCCGGCTTTTACGGCAGTAAATTTATCCCCGAAGTGCTTAATAAAATCAGGGAATTTTGCCAAAAATATCCGAACGTATCGGCAAGTATTGACGGCGGAATCAAAGAGGATAACATCAAAACCGTTGCCTCCACCGGCGTAAGCTCAATTTGCGTCGGAAGTGCAGTCTTCCGCCAAGAGGACCCGGCGGCAAGTTTCAAACACCTGGTTAATATCTGTAACAGTTAG